The stretch of DNA CTTCTATTCGGGTTACTTCGTTGGCGATCTTCTGGTCCTGGCGCGTGATAACTGCGTTGCTGACTTTCCTGATGCTGCCTTTTTCGGTATCGAACTCATAGGTGGACGGCTTGTTCTGGTGTTTTGTGGTGACCAGTATTTTTTTGCTTGTATGGAAGAGGGTTTCTCCCGCGAATGGTGTCCAGCTGACTCTGTAGGATTTTTCTTTGTAGAAGTTCAGCTTTCCTAACCGCAAGTTTTCTTTGTCCTCCGGTGGAAGGTTGGCGAGGGCATTCAAGATGGAATATTTCTTGACGGTTTTATAGTCGCTTATGGTCTGGCTAATGGCTTTGTCAAAGGTGTCGGGGACTTTAAAGCCGGGGCCATGGGTAAAGGCGGCGAAGGCATCAAGGTCGACGCCATGCGTTCCAGGTTTGAGCTCCCAGTCTGATGCCGTTATTTTCTCGCCTTGCATGGTCAGGTCCAGCATGGAATAAGGGCCGCGAGTGGGGATCGTCTTGTTGGCGGTTTTGTTGGGCTTGAGCAACACCTTCTCTTCAAAGGGGACGCCTTCGCCAAATTTTTCCTTGAGCAGGTCCAGCGCCATCTGCTTGCGGCTGGGCATCGGGGTGTCAAGCAAGCCGGAGGCGTGTTTCAGCTTGCCCAATTGATAGTTGAACGCGTCCATGGCGGTATCAATGTCTGGTTTTTCGTAAAGCGTGTCGTCTTTCGCCTCAAGCACCCCATTGACCACGGCCCAGTCCAACAATGCCGCAGTTTGGGCAGCTTCGGGCGCGGGCCCACTTGAGTCGGCGGCGATCATCACTTTGGCAAAACTCATGTTCGCTACGCTGCCAGGGGACCTGGCTTCGATGGCGGCCGCCGCGATGCACAGGTTGGCCCAGGCCAGGCTGCCGTAGACCACGCTGTCGGGAATATCCTTGATCAGCAACTGCGGCGCCGCCCGCATCAACAGCAGATGCGTACCCAGCGAGGCGTTGGCAGGTGAGGTTTTGCCGGTATCACTCAAGTGCTCGCGCAGGCCGGCGACGATCGCCGAGGTGGGTTTGCCCCAATAGTGTTTATGTGACAGGTCGAATCCGGCCACTTTGTTGCGATGCGGTTGGGTGATGGATTCCTGATCCAGATCGAGGTTGATGGCCGCCAGTACGTGATCATTCACACTGCTATCAGTCGGAATGCTCTCCAGTTTGGTCTGCAAGGCCTCTCCCAGCGCCTGGCCTCGGGGGGAACGGATAAGGGCTTCCAGCGTTTTGGCCGGATCGCTCGAGGCGTCGCTGGAGAGCGGCAGGTTACCGTTCAGAAACTCCAGGAGCCCCCGCTGCTGGCTTGCTTGCTGAACATCCGGAGGGCCAGCGGCATGTTCTCTGGCGGCGGTGAGCAGTTCGTTCTGCTGAGGTGTGCTCAAGGGCAGGGGCCAGGACAAGGCGCCGCCCAGATTTCCCCATGGATGGGGGTGGGAACGTGTCAGCGATGTGCGCGCCAGGGTCAGCAGCTCATCATGGGTGGTTGGCTCGGGCAGGCCCATAGCCTTGAGAAAGTTTGCAAGACTCACGGCGTTAGCACTATTTGGGGGGTAAGAAGAGTTGGGCGCGAGGTCGATCAGCGTGCTTCCCAGCGCAGATCGCACCACCAGAAACGGCGCGTTCGGTCCTGCCAACGTGGCGACATGAGTGAGCTGCTGCGCCAGTGCCTGCCAGTTTTTTCGGTCAGCCAGCGCGGTCTCCAAGGCTTTCGGGCCATTGGGGGGCGGTGTGTCAGCCGCGGGGTCCGGAATGTCCGTTGCGCTTTGCAATATTTCATCGGGGTATGACGGTATATCGGGGAGTGGTATCGGAGGAGGGGGCGGTGGTGGGTATGCAGTGGAGGAAGGAACCGAGTTGCTGACTATCATCGTGAACACCTTTAGGCACGCTCATTCAGGAATGCGCCTTTCAGGAAAACCTCCCTGCTTCCTGGACGCTCTTGCTGAGTGTCGGAAGCAGGGGCAATGGCTCCGCCTGTAAAGTGTTCAAGATGTCAGAAAATGTACGGATGACCGATCAGCGATGGTAATACCCCGGTCCGCCTTCGCTGTAGCGATGGTCATGCCAACCGCCGCCGCCGTGGGGGAAAATAATGCAGCCGCTCATGCTCAACATGATCAGCAAGGGAATCAGCAGTGTGATTCGACGAAGCATTTCAAAATCCTCTAGGGTGCTCTCAGGTTCAATCAGGCGTTGGGCAAGCCAAAGTTTTTCATCGCCTGTAACATGAGACCCCGCCGACCCCAATCCATCCCCGCTAACAGGTATGTGCTTGGTGTGGTAGTCGATACAAAGTGGACACAATTTTTCAGCTTCAGGAACCCGTCATGACCCAAAAGCAACGTTTGAAATACTCGATTCTGATCTCCCTGCTGGTGCTGGGGACGATGTTTGGCCTGTCCTACTTGCAGAACAACGGGGTCATCAGCGAAAAGACGTTCCAGTACATCGCGATTGCGGTAGCGGTAACCGTGGTGGTGATCAACGGTGTGATGCGTCGCAAGGTCAAGCCTAACCTTTGAGTCAGGCCCGGCCTTCCAGGACTTTGGCAGCCTGCTCGTGCAGGCTGTAGCTCTTGTCGGCGTTCAGGGTGATCACGCCTTCGGTGCACAGGCGCTTGAGCACCTCGCGCACGCTGAGAAACGACAACGGGATGCCCAGCTCCAGCAAATGGCTGTGCACGCCGCGCACGCCGAGTGTGCGCTGGTTGTCGGCGGCGGTCAGCAGGGCGTCGATGACCTTCAGCCGGATCAGGCTGGTGCGCAGGCCAAAGCATTTGAGCAAATGACGAATACGCTGGTTGCCATGTTCCGGCGCCTTGCCGAACGCCTGGTTGCCGGTGGCAAAACCTCCGTCATGCATGGGTGAGTGTCCTTCCGTGGGCAGTTGCGAGTTGTACATGCAGAAACTCCTTATCAGAGCCTGATCAGGAAAATGATGGCGCTCTTAGTTAATAAGACGTACGAGCTGCACAAATCATGAAGCGGGGGATGTAGAAATTTTGTCGGTAACATCCTGGAGACATACCGACCTGTCCGAATAAACGCCTGCGGCTGCTAAAATTATTCCCGGTATTTACGTCTTAACTGAGGTGTTGGCGAAGCTGTCCCTCGTCGCGGTGTTTAATTTGGCTGTGGAGTCTGCGTGATTATTTCCAACGGGTTGTTCAGGGTGTGTGTGGCAGGGGCGTTGCTGGGGCTGAGTCTTTCGGCCACGGCGCGGGTGCAGGAGCAACAGGCCACCGCCGAGATCCGTCGCACCAGCTTTGGTGTCCCGCATATCCGGGCCAACGATGAGCGTGGGCTGGGGTTCGGCATCGGTTATGCCTATGCCCAGGACAACCTGTGCCTGCTGGCCAATGAGGTGGTAACGGTCAATGGCGAGCGTGCCAGGTACTTTGGTCCCGAGCAGGCGACCCTGGAAGGGCGTAACAACCTTGCCAACGACGTGTTCTTCACCTGGCTGAACACCCCCCAGGCCGTTGCGGCATTCTGGAAGGCCCAGCCCCCGGCGATGCAGCAGCGCATTGAAGGGTATGTTGCCGGTTACAACCACTACTTCAAGGAGCGCACTGCCCAGGGTTTGCCGGCGCAGTGCCAGGCGGCCTGGGTACGGCCGATCACGGCCGAAGACCTGGTCAAGCTGACCCGCCGGCTGCTGGTGGAAGGTGGCGTCGGACAATTTGCCGAGGCCCTGGTGGGGGCCACGCCGCCCAACACCGTCGCCCAGGTGGACAGCAAGGCGTTTGAGTTCGCGGCGGCCAACCAGCAACGTTTCGCCCTGGACCGTGGCAGCAACGCGGTGGCGGTGGGGCGTGACCGTTCGTTCAACGGCCGCGGCATGCTGCTGGCCAACCCGCATTTTCCGTGGGTGGGCGGCATGCGTTTCTACGAGATGCACCTGACCATCCCCGGCCAGCTGGATG from Pseudomonas sp. NC02 encodes:
- a CDS encoding membrane-targeted effector domain-containing toxin, whose amino-acid sequence is METALADRKNWQALAQQLTHVATLAGPNAPFLVVRSALGSTLIDLAPNSSYPPNSANAVSLANFLKAMGLPEPTTHDELLTLARTSLTRSHPHPWGNLGGALSWPLPLSTPQQNELLTAAREHAAGPPDVQQASQQRGLLEFLNGNLPLSSDASSDPAKTLEALIRSPRGQALGEALQTKLESIPTDSSVNDHVLAAINLDLDQESITQPHRNKVAGFDLSHKHYWGKPTSAIVAGLREHLSDTGKTSPANASLGTHLLLMRAAPQLLIKDIPDSVVYGSLAWANLCIAAAAIEARSPGSVANMSFAKVMIAADSSGPAPEAAQTAALLDWAVVNGVLEAKDDTLYEKPDIDTAMDAFNYQLGKLKHASGLLDTPMPSRKQMALDLLKEKFGEGVPFEEKVLLKPNKTANKTIPTRGPYSMLDLTMQGEKITASDWELKPGTHGVDLDAFAAFTHGPGFKVPDTFDKAISQTISDYKTVKKYSILNALANLPPEDKENLRLGKLNFYKEKSYRVSWTPFAGETLFHTSKKILVTTKHQNKPSTYEFDTEKGSIRKVSNAVITRQDQKIANEVTRIEEFSTFDAKRDYIKQENPLEGSNPNLFRNFRAEYLADSIVEGLDLESVRQQAAGSTPDEHRRTVASTIGNFFLDLVPLRSAIVNFSNGNYKDGFSDLAFDAFGFLTAGAGVAAKVGKTLSTASSAASKALKLSKIFGVTALSELNPLSGLGDLVVGAVKLAIDGANAATQGLKTLKGTASNSELAAAGTRYDAAATGSFQMGEQTVEGSAVQIKGKWYAFDAQKHQPYGSPLQAFSSADTLEPSPNAYAASSKSTHRFNPTNTVNRPPRIRKPLPEGQYVESLKGRLEVDHFKLDTRQATLDKFRVEMEDYYEAIKDGGLPPRPTIPDIPVPIPAADLITEALKASNGVVFGESHSQMASFKMLFDNVDTLKSQGVKKVYFEGYIDYIGGPADDGIGMLGNSNTRRTNPTLEQLKKKFEDNGIELLPLDHYYLTRHRHDKSRDRTRTGVNSEKRLKEFNYYAAETIQANSGTEKWVALVGSAHMNTSEGVPGLAELTESIGIGVFDNRNMTQSSIGLKAKNPAPDPNRPLQPNDIPGDLRIYVKP